One genomic window of Streptomyces sp. WP-1 includes the following:
- a CDS encoding MFS transporter, translating into MSREQRGPNEKLGTVLALAGISNAGLARRVNDLGAQRGLTLRYDKTSVARWVSKGMVPQGAAPHLIAAAIGQKLGRPVPLHEIGLADADPAPEVGLAFPRDVAQAVRSATELYRLDLAGRRAGAGGIWQSLAGSFAVSAYATPASRWLITPADSSVAREDGSAEGTGAPVRVGHSDVRKLREAAEDARRWDSKYGGGDWRSSMVPECLRVEAAPLLLGGYSDEVGRALFGASAELTRLAGWMAFDTGQQEAAQRYYIQALRLARAAADVPLGGYVLASMSLQATYRGFGDEGVDLAQAALERNRGLATARTMSFFRLVEARAHARAGDAQAAGAALKAAESWLERSREGDNDPSWLGFYGYDRFAADAAECYRDLKLPRQVRRFTEQALSKPTEEFVRSHGLRLVVSAVAELESGNLDAACEQGVRAVEVAGRISSARTTEYVRDLLHRLEAYGDEPRVVELRERARPLLVTPA; encoded by the coding sequence ATGTCCAGGGAGCAACGCGGGCCGAACGAAAAACTCGGCACCGTTCTCGCCCTCGCGGGAATCAGCAACGCAGGACTCGCGCGTCGCGTCAACGACCTTGGCGCCCAACGCGGGTTGACACTTCGCTACGACAAGACGTCCGTGGCGCGCTGGGTGTCGAAGGGCATGGTGCCGCAGGGCGCCGCGCCCCACCTCATCGCGGCCGCCATCGGACAGAAACTCGGCCGCCCGGTGCCGCTCCACGAGATCGGCCTGGCGGACGCGGACCCCGCGCCCGAGGTCGGCCTCGCCTTCCCGAGGGACGTGGCGCAGGCGGTGCGCTCGGCGACCGAGCTGTACCGCCTCGACCTCGCCGGGCGCCGGGCCGGCGCGGGCGGGATCTGGCAGTCGCTGGCCGGATCCTTCGCGGTGAGCGCCTACGCGACGCCCGCCTCGCGCTGGCTGATAACCCCCGCCGACAGCTCGGTCGCGCGGGAGGACGGCTCCGCCGAGGGCACCGGCGCACCGGTCAGGGTCGGCCACAGCGACGTCCGCAAGCTGCGGGAGGCCGCCGAGGACGCCCGGCGCTGGGACTCCAAGTACGGGGGCGGCGACTGGCGTTCGTCGATGGTGCCGGAGTGCCTGCGCGTCGAGGCGGCGCCGCTGCTGCTCGGCGGGTACTCCGACGAGGTCGGCCGCGCGCTGTTCGGCGCCTCCGCCGAACTGACCCGGCTCGCCGGGTGGATGGCCTTCGACACCGGCCAGCAGGAGGCGGCGCAGCGGTACTACATCCAGGCGCTGCGGCTCGCCCGCGCGGCCGCCGACGTGCCGCTCGGCGGGTACGTCCTGGCCTCCATGTCGCTCCAGGCGACGTACCGGGGCTTCGGGGACGAGGGGGTCGACCTCGCGCAGGCCGCGCTCGAACGCAACCGGGGGCTGGCCACGGCCCGCACCATGAGCTTCTTCCGGCTGGTCGAGGCGCGCGCCCACGCGCGCGCCGGGGACGCCCAGGCGGCGGGCGCGGCACTGAAGGCGGCGGAGAGCTGGCTGGAGCGCTCCCGCGAGGGGGACAACGATCCCTCGTGGCTCGGCTTCTACGGCTACGACCGCTTCGCGGCGGACGCGGCCGAGTGCTACCGGGACCTGAAGCTGCCGCGCCAGGTGCGCCGGTTCACCGAGCAGGCGCTGTCGAAGCCGACGGAGGAGTTCGTGCGCTCGCACGGGCTGCGCCTGGTCGTCTCCGCGGTGGCCGAGCTGGAGTCCGGGAACCTCGACGCGGCCTGCGAGCAGGGGGTGCGGGCGGTCGAGGTGGCCGGCCGGATCTCCTCGGCGCGGACCACGGAGTACGTACGGGACCTGCTGCACCGGCTGGAGGCGTACGGCGACGAGCCACGGGTGGTCGAGCTGCGGGAGCGGGCCCGGCCCCTGCTGGTGACCCCCGCGTAG
- the lhgO gene encoding L-2-hydroxyglutarate oxidase: protein MVQVPVGAYDCDVLVVGGGIVGLSTAYAVGRAAPGTRVTVLEKEPGPARHQTGRNSGVIHSGIYYRPGSLKARYAVRGAAEMVKFCAEYGIEHAVTGKLIVATERAELPRLHALVQRGREHGIPVRELGAAQIAEYEPEVRGLAAIHVGSTGVCDYVGVARQLALASGADIRYGARVVRVDRRPERGVAVRTAAGDVVRGRVLVNCAGLYCDELARLTGDEPGVRIVPFRGEYYELARPELVRGLVYPVPDPAFPFLGVHLTRGVDGGVHIGPNAVPALAREGYGWKVVRPRELAGTLAWPGSWAIARRHWRYGAGELHRSLSKDAFLQAVRRLLPAAGAGDLVPATAGVRAQAVLRDGSLVDDFLIEEGPRAVHVLNAPSPAATASLPIGREVARRALEMLAATGGAGGSAPRP from the coding sequence GTGGTGCAGGTGCCGGTCGGGGCGTACGACTGCGATGTGCTCGTGGTCGGAGGGGGGATCGTCGGGCTGTCGACGGCGTACGCGGTCGGCAGGGCGGCGCCGGGGACACGGGTGACCGTGCTGGAGAAGGAGCCGGGCCCCGCGCGCCACCAGACGGGGCGCAACAGCGGGGTGATCCACAGCGGGATCTACTACCGGCCGGGCTCCCTCAAGGCGCGGTACGCGGTGCGCGGCGCGGCCGAGATGGTGAAGTTCTGCGCCGAGTACGGCATCGAGCACGCCGTCACCGGCAAGCTGATCGTCGCCACCGAGCGCGCCGAGCTGCCCCGGCTGCACGCCCTGGTGCAGCGCGGCCGGGAGCACGGAATCCCGGTGCGCGAGCTGGGCGCCGCCCAGATCGCCGAGTACGAACCCGAGGTGCGCGGACTGGCCGCGATACACGTCGGCAGCACCGGCGTGTGCGACTACGTGGGCGTGGCCCGGCAGCTCGCCCTCGCCTCCGGCGCCGACATCCGCTACGGCGCGCGGGTCGTCCGGGTGGACCGGCGCCCGGAGCGTGGCGTGGCCGTGCGCACCGCGGCCGGTGACGTGGTGCGCGGACGGGTCCTGGTGAACTGCGCCGGGCTGTACTGCGACGAACTGGCCCGGCTGACCGGCGACGAGCCCGGCGTGCGGATCGTGCCCTTCCGCGGGGAGTACTACGAGCTGGCCCGGCCCGAACTGGTGCGCGGACTGGTCTACCCGGTGCCGGACCCCGCGTTCCCGTTCCTCGGCGTGCATCTGACCCGGGGCGTCGACGGCGGCGTCCACATCGGCCCCAACGCGGTCCCGGCGCTGGCCCGGGAGGGGTACGGCTGGAAGGTCGTACGACCCCGGGAGCTGGCCGGCACCCTGGCCTGGCCCGGATCGTGGGCGATAGCCCGGCGGCACTGGCGCTACGGCGCGGGTGAGCTGCACCGCTCACTGTCGAAGGACGCGTTCCTCCAGGCGGTGCGCAGACTGCTGCCCGCGGCCGGGGCCGGGGACCTGGTGCCGGCGACGGCCGGGGTGCGGGCGCAGGCGGTGCTGCGGGACGGATCCCTGGTGGACGACTTCCTGATCGAGGAGGGCCCCCGCGCGGTGCATGTGCTGAACGCCCCGTCCCCGGCGGCCACCGCCTCCCTGCCGATCGGCCGGGAGGTCGCGCGCCGGGCCCTGGAGATGCTGGCGGCGACCGGCGGCGCGGGCGGGTCCGCGCCGCGCCCGTAG